Proteins co-encoded in one Nicotiana sylvestris chromosome 7, ASM39365v2, whole genome shotgun sequence genomic window:
- the LOC138874095 gene encoding uncharacterized protein has protein sequence MTHTETRIVQNVTLVYAKCDAIERIELWDSLYAMAADMDVPWLVGGDFNVIWDDEEKFGGRPVTLNKVDHFRHCMNTCNLFDLGFKGSIYTWWNGRAEEDCIFKRLDKCMANIDFQQMFPRIEVTHLPKTGSDHCPMLLKCNLESTVVKKSFRFLNFWTKHSTFKDVVNENWNADFEANPFTLFNHKMKKVKKGLSQWSKSTYGDIFKKISSLEEVVKVH, from the coding sequence ATGACTCATACAGAAACACGCATTGTCCAAAATGTTACTTTGGTCTATGCCAAGTGTGATGCAATAGAAAGAATAGAGCTTTGGGACTCATTATACGCAATGGCAGCAGATATGGATGTTCCTTGGCTTGTTGGAGGTGACTTCAATGTCATATGGGATGATGAGGAGAAGTTTGGGGGACGTCCAGTGACTTTGAATAAAGTAGACCATTTCCGACATTGCATGAACACCTGTAATCTATTTGATTTGGGATTCAAGGGAAGTATATATACTTGGTGGAATGGAAGAGCAGAGGAAGATTGCATTTTCAAAAGACTTGACAAATGTATGGCTAACATTGATTTCCAACAAATGTTCCCTAGAATAGAAGTCACTCATCTGCCAAAAACTGGATCCGACCATTGTCCCATGTTGCTAAAATGTAATCTTGAATCGACTGTGGTAAAGAAATCCTTCAGATTTCTCAATTTTTGGACAAAACATTCGACGTTTAAAGATGTGGTCAATGAAAATTGGAACGCAGATTTTGAAGCAAATCCTTTCACTTTATTCAACCACAAaatgaaaaaagtgaaaaaaggaCTGTCACAATGGAGCAAGTCAACATATGGAGATATTTTCAAGAAGATATCTAGTTTGGAAGAGGTAGTCAAGGTTCATTAG